A genomic segment from Ruegeria sp. TM1040 encodes:
- a CDS encoding rhodanese-like domain-containing protein, with product MAQLKTSSAQMVAAARARIAEIDAAAAIALHDAPDVVFVDLRDVRERQRMGFIPGSFHCPRGMLEFWVDPDSPYFKEIFAEEKRFIFHCASGWRSALSVALLQDMGFEAAHISDGFSGWRSAGGPVVEPVDES from the coding sequence ATGGCTCAGCTCAAGACCTCATCGGCACAGATGGTTGCCGCCGCCCGCGCCCGCATTGCAGAGATCGACGCCGCCGCCGCCATTGCGCTGCATGATGCGCCCGATGTGGTGTTTGTCGATCTGCGCGATGTGCGTGAGCGTCAACGCATGGGATTCATCCCTGGTAGCTTTCACTGTCCAAGAGGCATGCTGGAGTTCTGGGTCGATCCCGACAGCCCCTATTTCAAAGAGATCTTTGCCGAGGAGAAGCGGTTTATCTTCCATTGCGCCTCTGGCTGGCGCTCGGCGCTCTCGGTTGCGCTCTTGCAGGATATGGGGTTCGAGGCCGCGCATATCAGCGATGGTTTTTCCGGCTGGCGCTCTGCTGGCGGGCCGGTGGTAGAGCCTGTGGACGAGTCCTGA
- a CDS encoding Hint domain-containing protein → MKTGFRGTFVISWTQTEIDGLDAAPVAALDVGAAWSWHGDALRVDGPSELLRLDMADGEQDLRRRAARTVRRLVGAAVQNRSDVHAIEIDDPVSDSSFIVTNGVQSYTVTVIEAGRGRPPLLMFVDDIPPRNTDLWVVHHALGYMGADQAPQNPGVICFTPGTRIATPEGPKPVESLREGDRVQTRDNGAQVVQWIGARRMSGARLFVMPALRPVRIRAGALGIDRPERELLVSPEHRMLVRGAAARALFNESEVLVAARDLINGHTIDVDTTVREVTYVHLLLEQHQVIWANGVETESFHPAHAALSALDDKDRKRLLRRLPAIEHDPASYGAFARRNLSASEAAILRHSAA, encoded by the coding sequence ATGAAGACGGGCTTTCGAGGCACGTTTGTCATCTCTTGGACGCAAACGGAAATTGATGGGCTCGATGCTGCACCTGTTGCGGCACTCGACGTGGGAGCCGCGTGGTCATGGCATGGCGACGCCCTGCGCGTGGATGGACCCTCAGAGCTGCTGCGTCTGGATATGGCAGATGGAGAACAGGACCTCCGACGCCGTGCAGCGCGCACGGTAAGACGCCTTGTGGGCGCTGCCGTGCAGAATCGCAGCGATGTTCATGCGATCGAGATTGACGATCCTGTGTCCGACAGCAGTTTCATTGTCACCAACGGCGTGCAGAGCTACACCGTGACGGTGATCGAGGCGGGGCGTGGACGTCCGCCACTCTTGATGTTTGTCGATGACATTCCGCCGCGCAACACGGATCTCTGGGTGGTCCATCACGCGCTTGGCTACATGGGCGCGGACCAAGCTCCACAGAACCCGGGGGTAATCTGTTTCACCCCGGGCACGCGCATTGCCACCCCCGAAGGGCCAAAGCCCGTCGAAAGCCTGCGCGAAGGCGACCGGGTTCAGACCCGCGACAACGGCGCCCAGGTCGTGCAATGGATCGGGGCGCGCCGAATGAGCGGTGCGCGTCTCTTTGTGATGCCCGCGCTGCGTCCGGTCCGCATCCGCGCCGGAGCCCTGGGCATTGACCGCCCGGAGCGCGAATTGCTGGTCTCGCCAGAGCATCGGATGCTTGTGCGTGGTGCGGCGGCACGGGCGCTGTTTAACGAATCCGAGGTGTTGGTGGCGGCGCGGGATCTCATCAACGGGCATACCATTGATGTGGACACCACCGTGCGCGAGGTGACTTATGTCCACCTGCTGCTGGAACAGCACCAAGTGATCTGGGCCAATGGCGTCGAGACCGAGAGCTTCCACCCCGCCCATGCAGCCCTTTCCGCGCTTGATGATAAGGATCGCAAGCGCCTGTTGCGCAGATTGCCTGCGATTGAGCATGACCCCGCAAGCTACGGGGCATTTGCGCGGCGCAATCTGTCAGCCTCTGAGGCTGCGATTCTCAGACATAGCGCAGCCTAA
- a CDS encoding alpha-E domain-containing protein, translating into MLGKTANGLFWMSRYLERAENTARLIETGQRIALTRLGSAEDEWVSILQSAGSLGGFREAYDTHGQDAAVDWMLRGKDNPSSIMSSIASARQNARLVRAAITGEVWEAINATYMTASDLLARKVSARDLPDVLASIRQHTALMRGMVHGTMLRNDIYDFLRIGTFLERADNTARILDVKYYVLLPSVSAVGSSIDNVQWESILRSVSARGGFRMEYGADGGPQEIAHFLIFDKRMPRSLAFCVSKIKDNLRYLNAGQPTPSPSQELVTHLENTYLSHGIEEVFDYGLHEFIEKMLELLLELAHQIQLDYRFYE; encoded by the coding sequence ATGCTGGGAAAAACCGCAAATGGTCTGTTCTGGATGTCGCGATACCTTGAACGGGCAGAAAACACCGCACGCCTGATCGAAACAGGTCAGCGCATCGCGCTCACACGGCTCGGAAGCGCCGAGGATGAGTGGGTTTCCATCCTGCAATCGGCCGGGTCACTGGGCGGCTTTCGAGAGGCCTATGACACCCATGGCCAGGATGCGGCAGTGGACTGGATGCTGCGTGGCAAGGACAACCCCTCCTCCATCATGTCGTCGATTGCGTCCGCCCGCCAGAATGCACGGCTGGTGCGTGCGGCGATCACGGGAGAGGTCTGGGAAGCGATCAATGCCACTTACATGACCGCAAGCGACCTGCTCGCACGCAAAGTGAGCGCACGCGACCTGCCGGATGTTCTGGCGTCGATCCGCCAGCACACCGCACTGATGCGCGGCATGGTCCATGGCACGATGCTGCGCAATGACATCTACGATTTTCTGCGCATCGGCACCTTCCTTGAGCGGGCCGACAACACGGCACGCATCCTCGATGTGAAATATTACGTGCTGCTGCCCTCCGTGAGCGCCGTGGGCAGTTCCATCGACAATGTGCAATGGGAGAGCATCCTGCGCTCGGTCTCTGCGCGCGGCGGCTTTCGCATGGAATACGGCGCCGATGGCGGACCGCAGGAAATCGCGCATTTCCTGATTTTCGACAAGCGCATGCCACGCAGCCTTGCGTTTTGCGTCAGCAAAATCAAAGACAACCTGCGCTATCTCAATGCAGGACAGCCGACCCCCTCGCCATCCCAAGAGCTCGTGACCCATTTGGAGAACACCTACCTGTCTCATGGGATCGAAGAGGTCTTTGACTACGGCCTGCACGAATTCATCGAGAAGATGCTCGAACTCCTCCTGGAACTCGCACATCAAATCCAACTCGACTATCGCTTCTATGAGTAA
- a CDS encoding NAD(P)/FAD-dependent oxidoreductase, whose protein sequence is MRADTSLSQSNAEPISLWDHSSEEPAYANPNARESRVDVAIVGGGYTGLSTALHGALKGLSCHVLEAAEIGHGGSGRNVGLVNAGLWLPPQQVEHLLGKTHGGALVRTLGEMPDYVFSLIEHHQIRCEATRAGTIHAAHAASGLRDLEARAAGWQALGAPVRLLSAEETAEKTGTVKFHGGLLDARAGTINPMGYVRGLARAARAAGAEISTQTKVLSLQKDGADWKVETDRGVITAGRVVLATNAYSADLWPKLAQSFTPIHFFQLATAPLGAEASAILPDGQGLWDTGKIMFSLRRDRAGRLIIGSMGSVVGGTAGLSRRWAERKLRRLFPDLGRLDFEDAWHGQIAFTPDHLFRIHRLDEGLYAPVGYNGRGITTGTLFGRALADLFAGAPEESLPLPISDLVPDRGRAVKTQLYRSAFLAKQAAESIL, encoded by the coding sequence GTGCGCGCAGACACATCCCTGTCCCAATCCAACGCCGAGCCAATCTCTTTGTGGGACCATTCGTCCGAGGAGCCCGCCTACGCAAATCCAAACGCCCGTGAAAGCCGCGTTGACGTGGCGATCGTCGGAGGTGGCTACACGGGTCTTTCGACCGCGCTCCATGGCGCGCTCAAGGGGCTGTCCTGTCATGTGCTGGAAGCCGCAGAAATCGGTCACGGAGGCTCCGGGCGCAATGTCGGGTTGGTCAATGCCGGGCTCTGGCTGCCGCCACAGCAAGTGGAACACCTCTTGGGCAAGACGCACGGCGGCGCCCTTGTGCGCACGCTGGGCGAGATGCCAGACTATGTTTTCTCGCTGATCGAGCACCATCAGATCCGCTGCGAGGCAACTCGCGCGGGCACGATCCACGCGGCCCACGCCGCCTCGGGCCTGCGCGATCTCGAAGCGCGCGCCGCAGGCTGGCAGGCACTTGGCGCTCCGGTGCGGCTGCTGTCGGCCGAAGAAACCGCCGAGAAGACCGGCACCGTCAAATTTCACGGGGGCCTCCTGGATGCCCGCGCGGGTACCATCAATCCGATGGGGTATGTGCGCGGATTGGCCCGCGCCGCACGGGCCGCCGGGGCCGAGATCTCCACGCAGACCAAGGTACTGTCGCTGCAGAAAGACGGTGCGGACTGGAAAGTGGAGACCGATCGCGGCGTGATTACCGCTGGACGCGTGGTCCTTGCCACTAATGCCTACAGCGCGGACCTCTGGCCGAAACTGGCGCAGAGCTTTACCCCAATCCATTTCTTCCAACTTGCCACGGCCCCCTTGGGCGCTGAGGCCAGCGCGATCCTCCCCGATGGTCAGGGCCTTTGGGACACCGGCAAGATCATGTTCTCTCTGCGCCGCGATCGTGCGGGGCGGCTGATCATCGGCTCCATGGGGTCGGTCGTGGGCGGCACCGCAGGGCTCTCGCGCCGGTGGGCGGAACGCAAGTTGCGTCGCCTGTTTCCGGATCTTGGTAGGCTTGACTTTGAGGATGCGTGGCACGGGCAGATCGCCTTCACTCCGGACCATCTGTTTCGCATCCACCGCCTCGACGAAGGGCTTTATGCACCGGTGGGCTATAATGGGCGTGGCATAACAACCGGGACACTGTTTGGCCGGGCGTTGGCGGATCTTTTTGCCGGCGCACCCGAAGAGAGCCTGCCGCTGCCGATCTCTGACCTTGTGCCGGACAGGGGGCGCGCTGTGAAAACACAGCTCTATCGGAGCGCGTTTCTCGCCAAACAGGCGGCAGAGAGCATTCTCTGA
- a CDS encoding circularly permuted type 2 ATP-grasp protein encodes MEQPTSFDEMWGTSGSLREPYREFHDWFGSEDPARLRKKQRDADKLFRLTGITFNVYGKAEAEERLIPFDIIPRIISGSEWARLSRGIEQRVRAINAFLYDIYHKQEIVKAGRIPKEMISRNDAFLPHMIGVEPPGGVYTHIVGIDLVRTGPGEFYVLEDNARTPSGVSYMLENRETMLQMFPELFSQNRVQPVSNYPTDLRRSLAASAPQSCTGKPVVAVLTPGIYNSAYFEHAFLADKMGVELVEGQDLRVIDGRVAMRTTRGYKPIDVLYRRVDDEFLDPLNFNPESALGVPGIMDVYRAGNITIANAPGTGIADDKAIYSYMPEIVEFYTGERPLLQNVQTWRCSEPDALAYVLDNLEDLVVKEVHGSGGYGMLIGPTASKKDLAAFRRKLKARPGNYIAQPTLALSTVPIFSRAGLSPRHVDLRPFVLCSPNKVHITPGGLTRVALKKGSLVVNSSQGGGTKDTWVLED; translated from the coding sequence ATGGAACAACCAACAAGCTTTGATGAGATGTGGGGAACAAGTGGGTCTCTTAGGGAGCCCTATCGTGAATTTCACGATTGGTTTGGCAGTGAGGATCCGGCCCGCCTGCGCAAGAAACAGCGGGACGCGGACAAGCTGTTTCGGCTGACCGGGATCACCTTTAACGTCTACGGAAAGGCCGAGGCCGAAGAGCGTCTCATCCCTTTTGACATCATCCCCCGCATCATTTCAGGCAGCGAATGGGCGCGCCTGTCACGCGGGATTGAGCAGCGCGTGCGCGCGATCAATGCCTTCCTCTATGACATTTACCATAAGCAGGAAATCGTGAAGGCGGGGCGGATCCCCAAAGAGATGATCAGCCGCAATGACGCCTTCCTGCCCCATATGATCGGGGTGGAGCCGCCGGGTGGGGTCTACACGCATATTGTCGGCATCGATCTGGTGCGCACCGGCCCGGGCGAGTTTTACGTTCTGGAAGACAACGCCCGCACCCCCTCTGGCGTGAGCTACATGCTCGAAAACCGTGAAACCATGCTGCAGATGTTCCCGGAGCTTTTCAGTCAGAACCGGGTGCAGCCGGTGTCAAATTACCCGACCGATCTGCGCCGGTCTCTAGCGGCAAGCGCACCGCAGAGTTGCACCGGCAAACCCGTGGTCGCCGTGCTGACCCCGGGCATCTACAACTCCGCCTATTTCGAACATGCGTTTCTGGCCGACAAAATGGGCGTCGAGCTTGTCGAGGGGCAGGATCTCAGGGTGATCGACGGGCGCGTCGCCATGCGCACGACCCGAGGCTACAAACCCATCGATGTGCTTTATCGCCGGGTGGATGACGAATTTCTCGACCCGCTGAACTTCAATCCCGAGAGCGCGCTGGGCGTGCCGGGGATCATGGATGTCTACCGCGCAGGCAACATCACGATCGCCAATGCGCCCGGCACCGGCATCGCCGATGACAAGGCGATCTACAGCTACATGCCGGAGATCGTCGAATTCTACACTGGCGAGCGCCCCCTGCTGCAGAATGTGCAGACCTGGCGCTGCTCGGAGCCTGATGCGCTGGCCTATGTGCTCGACAATCTCGAGGATCTGGTGGTCAAGGAAGTGCATGGATCCGGCGGCTATGGGATGCTGATCGGGCCGACTGCCAGCAAGAAGGATCTTGCCGCCTTCCGTCGCAAGCTCAAGGCGCGGCCGGGCAACTATATCGCGCAACCGACCTTGGCGCTCTCGACCGTGCCGATCTTTTCGCGCGCGGGGCTGAGCCCGCGGCATGTCGATCTCAGACCCTTTGTCCTGTGCAGCCCCAACAAGGTGCATATCACCCCCGGTGGTCTCACCCGGGTTGCGCTCAAGAAAGGGTCGCTCGTGGTCAACTCCTCGCAGGGAGGTGGCACGAAGGATACATGGGTGCTGGAGGACTGA
- a CDS encoding helix-turn-helix domain-containing protein — MLKENRSLDRGIEILETLAREGAMSLADLHRATGLPKSTLRRLLQTLIARKIVRRSLADKLYRTLVVFPDISGEVMPKGMLHISEAAIPRALALTKEIGWPSDIHIRETRAMRIIDNTRHASTFHVERGQINQRVSHFGSATGLACLAEMKDAEIATIYEAFKPDLQWGPVRFGLDLAGLMARIEQVRQVGYAERLSAPMSDPDWDTDLRAIAVAIKARGRVVGGLSVLWLRPYKPVEEFARLHLEALQTAAAEINATLDAVWEDAAT, encoded by the coding sequence ATGCTGAAAGAAAATCGCTCTCTGGATCGTGGTATCGAAATTCTGGAAACCCTCGCGCGCGAGGGAGCGATGTCGCTTGCGGATCTGCACCGGGCGACAGGCCTGCCCAAGAGCACGCTGCGCCGTCTTTTGCAGACCTTGATTGCGCGCAAGATTGTGCGCCGTTCCCTTGCAGACAAGCTCTATCGGACCTTGGTTGTATTTCCAGATATTTCGGGCGAGGTCATGCCAAAGGGGATGCTGCATATCTCAGAGGCGGCGATCCCGCGGGCGCTTGCGTTGACCAAGGAGATTGGCTGGCCGTCCGACATCCATATCCGCGAAACGCGTGCGATGCGGATCATCGACAATACCCGCCACGCCAGCACCTTTCACGTCGAGCGCGGCCAGATCAACCAGCGTGTCAGCCATTTTGGCTCGGCCACTGGGCTCGCCTGTCTGGCAGAGATGAAAGATGCTGAAATCGCTACCATCTACGAGGCCTTCAAGCCCGATCTTCAGTGGGGTCCGGTGCGTTTTGGGCTGGACCTCGCGGGGCTGATGGCGCGGATCGAACAGGTGCGCCAAGTGGGCTATGCGGAGCGCCTCTCTGCGCCGATGAGCGATCCGGATTGGGACACCGATTTGCGCGCCATCGCCGTCGCCATCAAGGCCCGTGGGCGCGTGGTGGGCGGTCTGTCGGTGCTCTGGCTCAGGCCCTACAAACCTGTCGAAGAATTCGCTCGCCTGCATCTTGAGGCACTGCAAACCGCGGCCGCCGAGATCAACGCCACGCTTGATGCCGTGTGGGAGGACGCTGCGACCTGA
- a CDS encoding lipid A-modifier LpxR family protein, translating into MIRSLALALCAAIALSATGAAFAADPVRAEPLKRHRIGYGHLIDNDLIGDGKDRWRTGSVASSRIYGFGWDGQAPAGFGELLELRFLGQILAPDNLRSPAAGERPWAGALSLGVHTHMQRGTLELSLGGDLVFIGPQTGLDDFQDALHDLANTTRPSDAVRAAQVSNTIRPTLVAEVGRTISLGPRSHLRPFVEARAGDETLVRIGADWTFGSAGIGELMVRDPVTGQRYRTMYETRGISFTLGADVAHVAQSVYLPEGRGYDLTGRRDRLRAGLHWQGDGRDFFYGITYLGKEFSSQPEGQLVGSLRLRWTF; encoded by the coding sequence ATGATCCGATCTCTTGCGCTGGCTCTGTGCGCCGCGATTGCGCTTTCTGCGACGGGCGCTGCATTTGCAGCCGATCCGGTCCGAGCAGAACCTTTGAAACGTCATCGCATTGGCTATGGTCACCTGATCGACAATGATCTGATCGGGGATGGAAAGGACCGCTGGCGCACCGGTTCGGTGGCGTCGTCGCGGATCTATGGCTTCGGGTGGGACGGTCAGGCTCCTGCGGGGTTCGGCGAACTTCTGGAACTGCGTTTCCTCGGTCAGATTCTGGCGCCAGATAACCTGCGCTCTCCGGCAGCCGGAGAGCGACCCTGGGCTGGGGCGTTGTCGCTCGGGGTGCATACCCATATGCAGCGCGGCACGCTGGAGCTCTCGCTCGGTGGGGATCTCGTATTCATCGGCCCGCAAACAGGACTCGATGACTTTCAGGATGCGCTGCACGACCTCGCCAATACCACGCGCCCATCCGACGCGGTACGAGCGGCGCAGGTCTCCAATACCATTCGCCCGACCCTGGTGGCCGAGGTTGGCAGAACCATTTCTCTTGGCCCGCGCAGTCACCTTCGCCCCTTTGTCGAAGCGCGGGCAGGGGATGAGACCTTGGTGCGCATTGGCGCGGATTGGACCTTCGGGTCGGCCGGCATCGGCGAGCTCATGGTGCGCGACCCTGTCACCGGACAACGCTATAGAACCATGTATGAAACGCGCGGCATCAGCTTCACGCTTGGGGCAGATGTGGCGCATGTGGCGCAATCCGTCTACCTGCCCGAGGGACGGGGCTATGATCTGACCGGACGCCGCGATCGCCTGCGCGCGGGGCTGCATTGGCAAGGCGATGGGCGCGACTTCTTTTACGGGATTACCTATCTGGGCAAAGAGTTCTCCAGCCAGCCCGAAGGGCAACTGGTTGGCTCTCTGCGTCTGCGCTGGACCTTTTAA
- a CDS encoding transglutaminase family protein — MRLTIHHTTRYRFDEPVSFGLQQLRKTPKTNTNQQVVEWQTRIIGGQKEVSFDDHHHNVTELISFEPGVTELELVSEGVVELTDTHGVVGRHRGPSPLWLYARPTVLTEARAGVRELIRDLDDSNPVDMLHQLSARIREAITYQIGVSELGWSAEDAIQSAHGVCQDHAHVFIACARKLGLPARYVSGYLMLDDRTTQDAMHAWAEAHVEGLGWVGFDVSNGISPDARYVRVATGLDYSDAAPVSGTRIGGAGEALDVQIEVAQQ; from the coding sequence ATGCGCCTGACCATTCATCACACAACCCGCTATCGCTTTGACGAACCGGTCTCCTTTGGCCTGCAACAGCTTCGTAAAACGCCAAAAACCAACACCAACCAACAGGTTGTGGAATGGCAAACCCGTATTATCGGGGGCCAGAAGGAGGTTTCCTTTGACGACCACCACCACAATGTGACGGAACTTATCAGCTTTGAGCCCGGCGTGACGGAGCTGGAGCTGGTCTCAGAGGGCGTGGTCGAACTGACCGACACTCACGGCGTGGTGGGGCGTCACCGAGGCCCTTCGCCCCTGTGGCTCTATGCCCGGCCCACTGTGCTGACAGAGGCACGCGCGGGGGTGCGAGAGCTGATCCGCGATCTCGACGACAGCAACCCTGTCGACATGCTGCACCAGCTGTCCGCCCGCATTCGCGAGGCCATCACCTATCAGATCGGCGTCTCGGAGCTTGGCTGGAGCGCGGAAGACGCGATCCAGTCAGCGCATGGCGTCTGTCAGGATCATGCCCATGTCTTTATCGCCTGCGCGCGCAAGCTTGGCCTGCCGGCACGCTATGTCTCGGGTTACCTCATGCTCGACGATCGCACCACTCAGGATGCCATGCACGCCTGGGCGGAGGCTCATGTCGAGGGACTCGGATGGGTCGGCTTTGACGTCTCCAACGGCATCTCACCCGATGCGCGCTACGTGCGTGTTGCAACAGGGCTGGACTATTCTGATGCGGCCCCTGTATCTGGAACGCGAATTGGAGGCGCGGGCGAAGCGCTCGACGTTCAGATCGAAGTGGCGCAACAGTGA
- a CDS encoding proteasome-type protease, translated as MTYCVGMMLDAGLVFMSDTRTNAGLDNISTFKKMTSWEAPGERAITLLSSGNLATTQAVVSLLEERPHAHGERDPSILGVPSMFQAARLVADTLREVIAQHDAAGQQADSAFGATLILGGQIKGGPPRLFMIYPEGNFIEASADTPFFQIGETKYGRPILVRAYDPKMSFEAAIKLLLVSFDSTVKANLSVGAPFDFHFYRKDSLQLDTTGRIDADNPYLQLISQGWGDALKNALESLPDFALE; from the coding sequence ATGACATATTGTGTGGGAATGATGCTCGATGCCGGGCTGGTTTTCATGTCCGACACCCGCACAAATGCAGGGCTAGACAATATCTCAACCTTCAAGAAGATGACCTCCTGGGAGGCCCCCGGCGAGCGGGCCATCACCCTGCTGTCCTCGGGCAACCTTGCCACCACGCAGGCCGTTGTGAGCCTTCTGGAGGAACGCCCTCACGCGCACGGCGAACGCGACCCGTCGATCCTTGGCGTGCCCTCGATGTTCCAGGCCGCTCGGTTGGTGGCGGATACGCTGCGCGAGGTGATCGCACAGCATGATGCTGCGGGACAACAGGCCGACAGCGCCTTTGGGGCCACGTTGATTCTGGGTGGTCAGATCAAAGGCGGGCCGCCACGCCTCTTCATGATCTACCCCGAGGGCAATTTTATCGAGGCCAGCGCGGATACGCCTTTCTTTCAGATCGGCGAAACAAAATACGGCCGCCCGATTCTGGTCCGGGCGTATGATCCGAAAATGTCCTTTGAAGCCGCGATCAAGCTGCTCCTCGTGAGCTTTGACTCCACCGTCAAAGCCAACCTGTCGGTGGGAGCACCGTTTGATTTTCACTTCTATCGCAAGGACTCGCTCCAGCTCGACACCACGGGGCGTATCGATGCGGACAATCCCTATCTGCAGCTGATCTCTCAGGGCTGGGGCGATGCGCTGAAAAACGCGCTCGAGAGCCTGCCAGACTTCGCGCTCGAGTGA
- a CDS encoding sulfatase-like hydrolase/transferase: MNILFIMFDQLRFDYLSCAGHPHLKTPHIDRLAERGVRFTNAYVQSPICGAARMSCYTGRYVSSHGAQWNNSPLRVGEWTMGDHLRMAGMGCWLIGKTHMNADSEGMARLGLSPDSVIGARQAECGFDVWIRDDGLWAEGPDGFYDQKRSPYNEYLKSKGYAGHNPWHDFANAGLEGEEMASGWFMANAQKAANIAEEDSETPWLTTKTIEFIEQAEGPWCAHVSYIKPHWPYIVPAPYHDMYGPEHVLPAVKDPAEREDPHPVYGAFMGNAIGQAFSREEVRQAAIPAYMGLIKQCDDQMGRLFEYLEDTGRMDDTMIVITSDHGDYLGDHWLGEKDLFHEPSVKVPMIIYDPRPDADATRGTTCDALVENIDLLPTFVEAAGGEVADHILEGRALTPWLHGQTPEVWRDYAISEYDYSGTPMSVKLGSAPRDARLFMVTDTRWKFMHAEGGLPPMLFDLENDPQEFHDLGRSPDHTEVIDMMYARLGQWGRRMSQRITRSDAQIIAGRGASRGKGILLGVYEPEDVPAELTVKYRGKPPT, from the coding sequence ATGAATATTCTCTTTATCATGTTCGACCAGCTCCGGTTCGACTACCTGAGCTGCGCGGGCCACCCGCATCTCAAGACGCCTCATATCGACCGGCTGGCCGAGCGCGGCGTGCGGTTCACTAACGCTTATGTGCAATCCCCGATCTGCGGCGCCGCACGGATGAGCTGCTATACCGGGCGCTATGTGTCCAGCCACGGGGCGCAATGGAACAACTCGCCCTTGCGGGTGGGCGAATGGACCATGGGGGATCACCTGCGCATGGCGGGCATGGGCTGCTGGCTCATTGGCAAGACCCATATGAATGCCGACAGCGAGGGCATGGCCCGCCTCGGCCTCAGCCCCGACAGCGTGATTGGCGCACGCCAGGCCGAATGCGGCTTTGACGTCTGGATCCGCGACGATGGCCTCTGGGCCGAGGGGCCGGACGGGTTTTATGACCAAAAACGCAGCCCCTATAATGAATACCTTAAATCAAAAGGTTACGCGGGCCACAACCCCTGGCACGACTTCGCCAATGCGGGTCTTGAGGGCGAAGAAATGGCGTCCGGCTGGTTCATGGCCAATGCGCAGAAGGCCGCGAATATTGCCGAGGAAGACAGCGAAACCCCGTGGCTCACCACCAAGACCATCGAGTTCATTGAACAGGCCGAGGGGCCATGGTGCGCGCATGTGAGCTATATCAAGCCGCATTGGCCCTATATCGTGCCCGCGCCCTATCACGACATGTACGGACCGGAGCATGTGCTGCCCGCCGTCAAAGACCCCGCGGAGCGCGAAGACCCGCACCCCGTTTACGGTGCCTTCATGGGCAATGCCATCGGTCAGGCCTTCTCGCGCGAGGAAGTCCGACAGGCCGCCATCCCCGCCTATATGGGCCTCATCAAGCAATGCGACGACCAGATGGGGCGGCTGTTTGAGTACCTTGAGGACACCGGCCGGATGGATGACACGATGATCGTGATCACCTCTGACCACGGCGACTATCTGGGCGATCACTGGTTGGGCGAGAAGGATCTCTTTCACGAACCCTCCGTCAAAGTGCCGATGATCATCTATGATCCCCGCCCCGACGCCGACGCCACCCGAGGCACCACCTGCGACGCGCTGGTGGAAAACATCGACCTGCTGCCCACTTTCGTGGAGGCCGCAGGCGGCGAGGTCGCAGATCACATTCTGGAGGGGCGCGCGCTTACACCATGGCTGCATGGTCAGACACCCGAGGTGTGGCGGGACTACGCAATCAGCGAATACGACTATTCCGGCACGCCGATGAGTGTGAAGCTTGGCAGCGCCCCCCGCGATGCGCGGCTGTTTATGGTGACGGACACACGCTGGAAATTCATGCACGCCGAGGGCGGCCTGCCGCCAATGCTATTTGATCTGGAAAACGACCCGCAGGAATTTCACGACCTTGGCCGCAGCCCAGACCACACCGAGGTGATCGATATGATGTATGCGCGCCTCGGTCAGTGGGGGCGGCGCATGTCGCAACGCATCACCCGCTCGGACGCGCAGATCATTGCGGGGCGCGGCGCTTCACGCGGCAAAGGCATTTTGCTTGGGGTCTATGAACCTGAGGACGTCCCCGCTGAGTTAACCGTAAAATATCGCGGCAAACCGCCGACCTGA